The Pithys albifrons albifrons isolate INPA30051 chromosome 5, PitAlb_v1, whole genome shotgun sequence genomic interval CTGCTAAAAGAGGCTTTAGTGGTGCAAACTCTTTGAGCTCTCACcactgaagagagaaagagTTGGTACCTCACACTTTCAGCCCTCTATTATATAAATGCTTTTCTTACCTACAACTGAGAAGAAACATCTGCAAGTGGCCTTTCAGCTGTGGTCATTTCTGTACTTCATGCTTAAGTGCTCCCAGTGTAGCAGCAACCCAAAACAACCCTGCTAGGTTACTAGAGCACTGCTTGCTGCTCCTTTATGAATCTCATGCTGCTtcacagcagcttcccagctccctgaaGCTCACCTGCTTCCCACAGGCCCAGCTGCACCTCATAAACTTATCCCAGGCCCCGGGGTGAGAACTACCCCTAGATCCCTGCAACTGCTGCTTCAGGGTGAGCAGGTGAGGCCTCTGTGCTTGGTCTCACCTCACTTGCATAGACTTCCCTTTCCTagcttcagaaagaaaagtcagGGGTGGTAAGTCgaaattttctgttattttgctCATTGTCAACAGCCTAAAATCCCTGCAAGATTCATTCTGCTAGCTGGTAGAACTACTGCAGCTTCTGCAGTTATGTACATAAAGCTTTCAGGTTGAATGATGCACCAGAAGAGTTTTTACTGCCAAGGTTGTCATAGGCTACTTTGGAAATAAGAACAATTGTACTGGTCACAGCACACTTTTTGTTATCTTTGTGAAAATACTCCTAACATGCAAAGCAATAAAGTGCTCAGTGAGTGAGCAAAGCTTCAAAGATGAAGATTATGCTTTTACTCAGTATGGCAGGCTTTGAAACCATCCtttcttaaattaaatttatgtaAATAAGATAGCTAGTTCCTTGGGTTCTGTGACAGGAGAATGGAACAGTTATTTATAAGGAAAATCTAGATGATGACAGAATTTAGTTTTAACTGTTAAGACAGACTTATATTGAACTGGATTTGTGATTTCATCTTCCAATGAATGCTCCTGAAGTAACTATGGAAATGCTTCTCAGAGTCTCCTTTCAGGTCTCTGTACCAGGCTTTCCAAGCAATCACTAATGAAGCCTTAGCCCCCAGccacctctcctttccccagcaGGCTGAAGGGGTGGTTGACCATGGAAGTGGTGCTGGTGGCCACAAAAGGGCCTGTGAAGTTTCACTGTGGTGAACCATCAGGCTCAAAGAGCCAGTGGTTCAAAGTCCAGCTGTATTAGTGGCTGGGGAATGAGCTGATGGAAACATGATGGTGTGTGGCACCAGAATAGAATCACTACCTGTTGGCTGGGCATCTAGTGGATGGATGAAAGGCACCTTGACAAAATGGGATCCCCATGGATGCTTCTGTCCACTAGTGGATCCTGTTGCCATGCCCTTGCTGCTGAGAAGGCACATCAGTAAGCATCCAGGATTGGAATGGATGACCAGAAAGGCTACAGAATCTCTATTCTTTTAGATACTCACCCAGACAAGGCCTGAGCAACTGGATCTAACTTGTAAGTAAACAGTGCTTTCAGAAGCAAGTGGTAAGACTAAATGCTCTCTTAGAGATCCTTCCAGTCTAAATGTTTCTATTCATCTTgaacttcagcagcagaaacataGTTTATTGTATTTacctgttttctttgtttcctcttAGTAATTATTCTTTATTTGAAAGTCAAAGCAGTATCTCCTCAACTattaaaacaaaccccaaaagaagTGAGAAGCATACAGTGCTTTAGACAGGCATAAAGTAAGGATCAAAACTTTGATTTGCTCTAAAACATTAACCTCAGACTAAGCATGTACTGTCTCGAGTTGTGCACAtgtgttttccctttccatAAAGTTGCCCTGGAAATCACAAGCCCACTTACTAGCCTGTGTCAACTGACAATTACTCTGGTATCTTGTATACGTACCTCTACCAGATCAAAAACTGACCAGGAAGAATTTAAAAGCCTGTCCTATTCTCCAGTACTGTTTTTTTGTTAAACAAACAGGACAGTCCTGGGGAAACAAAAAGAATTCATCATTTAAAAAGTGCTTTCCTAAAAACACCTAGACAATGGTTAAAAAAAACTCCTGAGTTTTCATGCACATTATGTATTCACAGTATCCAGCATATATCTTTTAAGTCTGAACTTAGATCAGCAATTATctatgaagaaaacagcaattttGCTGCCAAATtcaaaaattctgctttttctcgCCCCTCTGTCACAGTGTCAGACACATATAACTCAAAATGCTTCTACTTACTAATTCAGGCCAAAGAAAAAGATGTGCATAAGCTGGTTTAGTGACATtttattaaagtaatttttcaggCTTCACCCTCCCCCTACACATATGTGCAAATTTCTCCTTCTGGTACTAAGCTACAGACCAATTTTGAGATGGAAAACAGTTgtaggaaaaagagagaaactaaaattattttataaatggaCACATAATACATTACAGTGGTCCCTTTAGTAGTCAAGTGGTTCATGAACATTATACTTTATGTAATATCACAAATGCACAAAATACGCTTTCCATATGATTGCAAAAACAGCAGCACTCTGGAGCCAAGTGCATGACTTAATATTATAATAACGAGTCAACTTCAATGTAGTGGATTTTAATAAGACTTTAATAATACTGGTATGAAGCCAAATTACATAATGTCCCAAAATATGAAACAAGGcttttatagaaaaaataaaagctcatTGAaatataacattaaaaaaaccaaaactagcaacaaaacaaacaaccaccAATGTTATCTAAACAAAACCATtaggcatatttaatttttaaaaatcaaattagagAAAAAGAACTCAAATCTATTCCCAGATCTCaggataaaattaaaaaggataTTATTTTAGGcaacatttattaaaatgaagGTACTATTCCAGCTCTGGGAAACACGCTAACAGCATTAATTACCTCTTTTGGCACAGATATGGATTGATGATCTCCAATTTCTCTCAAAAGGACAAAATATGATTCAGTTACCTTACAGATTGAGTTTAAGACTGAGCTATGTTGGATTATCTAGAAACCACTTAGACCAATAGAATTATTTCCTTCTACACATGAAAACAAACTCCAAGTAAGAGTCCAAAGGTAAAGAGCCGAATTATTTATTCCCTCAACCCAATCCAGTTCTGGAACCTTGAGAGAAACAAGGACTTGAAGGCACCTGTAACGCTCCATCAGGCATGGACAATTTTCAGAAGAGCTTCCTCTCTCACCCCTCCCCAAGTATGGCAGTGTTAGACagcaagtaaaagaaaaatcagtattttaatttttgggtAACACAAGCAGAACACCACACATTCTTAAAGCTGTAAAACTTTTCAAACATTAGTCTTAAGCTAGTTGGAAGATTAACATTTGCATGGATaacattttttgttctttattagGATCAACTGTTTAGATCCACATATCTGAGAGAGATCAACATATATTAGTATGTTCCAACAGCTACTGGTGCACACCACTGTTAAACTGAGCCTAAATCAATGCTCACAGCCCATCAGAGCACGTGGTGATGAATACCAGAAGAATCAGAGCAgttttcttcaaatatattGTCTCATCTATGTGTCTCCACTTTTTAAGCAGTTTGGATAAAGGcataaaaaaattttaagtatATTTAGATTCCACATGGCAAGATGAAGTGAGAGGGAACATTTTATGCCTTGGATTTCTCATAAGTCTTTAGCTACAGACACCATTAAAAAGTTGCAAGTAACTTCAAGATGAAAGGCATTAGCAGCTTTTTAGAAAAGGATAATCATACTTTTCTAAAGACTTAATGAGACGTAATTCACAGAAGCTTTTGACTTGGTCTACTGTTAATTGAATCAAAGTCGATGATGATCTTGTTACATTTTGGCTTGaattccctaaaaaaaaaatacagctattAGTGAGTAGTTAAAACATTTTGCTTGCTTTAGTTCCAGCTAAATTtttgaaggaataaaaaaaccccaaaccaccacGTCCTTGGATTCACATAGTTTTCTTTTCTATGGGAGCCAATTATAGTGCACCATACTGAGAGAAAGCTGGACAAGAAAGACTAAGACAAAAAGACACATGGGGTGGGTTAGCCTGTATATTCTTCAGCTATTGGAGTTCATAAATTACCCAGGAGTCAAAGGACTTTTAACAACTCAGCTGCAGGTGATGGCACCGTGTTACCAGGGCTGGGATTTTTGTtcatatatattaatatttcaagtatttttaacGTATATTTACAGATATAGGTACACATATAGGTATccagaaaaatacttaaatatactgcatacatatgtatatatagaaGATATTGGGAGTATATTCTGATAATATTgatattttaatctttttttctgccaagttttcaaaatcacttttaaaCTTTATgtcaatatattaaaatatttttgtgctaGGGGAATAGATCACATTAAGCATCATACTGGGTAAAACCCAAACTAGTTAAGAGggattcatttaaaaattgtaacTTCAGAACTGTAAAATTAATACTGCcacaaaatgtttccttttattATCATTAGAGCATCTGCTACAGTAATTAGCAAGGAGGGTACTTGGGGACCCAGAATATATTTTCCAATCTATCAGTAAACAAAAGATTATGCAAATAGTTTGGATTTAGTGCCTAATTAAGCTTTGCAGTTCAGTTCAAGAGATTCATTAAGTACCACCTACATCCTTACAAATCAATACAAGGATAAGTAACAGTCAACACAGAAAAGCACATGCTGCTGACCACAGAAACTCTGAATGCTTTGTCCAGAATAGTaatctgaaatgcaaaaaacaTTTGTCACCCTGGAGAAGTTACAAGATTTGACTTGCAAGAGAATGATTTATGCTTCTTAGTCAAATAGTCTTAGTAGACAGGAAATACACTAAAGGACTAAAACTGAATTTCAAGTACTGCTGTGTTTTTCCATGGATGTTTCTCAGCCCAGGAGGTATCTTTCATCCTAAAATTTTATCTGTCAGAATTGTTATGTTTGCAAATTTTTCAAAGTCTTTATATGAATATTGTAAAACTTTTTAGCGTTGCAAAGCCTCCCTGACTGCATAATTAGCCTCACCCACAGCATGTTACTCCTATCCAACTTGCTATTGAACAGATTGTCTTTAGGTATCTCTGTCAGTGTCTTTAAAAAGCCCACTcttcaaacatttttcagattttcattacTTTAAGGCAAATATTCCAGGTCTTAtgcttttctcagaaaaaaaagatgaccaAAGAACTGGGATAGTTATAGGCACCATAAATTAATTTTGGGTGGCTGGTTTGACACCTTCCCAAAGTGACTGCAATAAAAAGATACTAAAGTTTCAATAAGGATCAGGTTattcacaaagaaaaataaaatcagctgGTCATTTCAGTCCAACTCATGTGATGATATGATGATTCGGGTTCTAGGGGACTGCTGGAGATCATCTCATCTaacctcctgctcaaagcaggacCAACCATCATGTTTGCAATTTCACTTGCATCCCATAACAAACCCAGTGATTTTCTCATACAACTGTTATGAAATTGAAATATAACCATACCATACAGGAGGCAAAAGAATGGTGCAACAGTCTGCCAATCCAGTATCTTTTACAGAGCAAGCCATCTACAAGCACCAGAGAAGAATGAAATGCTGCAcaatgcaaagaagaaaagcatttttttctcctttccaaagtaAAAATAGTTAATTCAAAGTTCTCTCACCTGTATATAACACCTGCCAAATCAAACATCCGCCGTGCAGCTGTCATTTCTGTAGTGTCATGGTACTTGTCAGACATAAAAATAACTTCCTTTATGCCTAAAGGAGTCATATAGAAAAAATGTTAgaattacactgaaaaaaatagtaatgTCTGGTGCACAATATCAGAAAAGGCAGCATTCACCCACATGCTCTACAACTCCTTGGTACACCTCTATTTATAGATGTATGCTGTCTCAAATTGCTGAATGATATATGCCTGAATTACTTAGGCAGGGGAGAAGCATAAAAGCTTCAAAAAAGAATTCACAAGGTTTCAGAGCCTATCAACATCTTCCCGTGTTTGCCAGACAACATGAATATCAATACATTGCAATTTAGTGATGATCTAAGTGCATAAGGAAAAGGATGAGTGACTACACTGAGAACAAGGAGCCAATCTACCTTAAAGACCATTTGATTTCGATTTTATAAATAAGACACTTGTAGCATAAATGCAGAATAACATCATCTTTCCCTCTTCACCTCTCTTGATTTCAAACCTTAGTGAACCAAAATAAAGAAGCATTCTGTTTGCTACTTTCTTCCCAGATTACTGTGGCCATTAGTAGTGAAACTCCCCAGAACAGCAGTCCATGCTGGGATAGCATGACTTCACTCAATGAGCAAGTATGTGCTAGTTTAAGCAGTGATTTTTACAGAACTGAAGCCTGCTGCAGATACTGCCTAATGTGAAGAAGGAGACACATTTAGGCCAGCACACTTTGCTGCAGTGGCACAGATTTATAACAATTGTAATGAAAGATATAATTAAAGTGGGATCATAGCAGTCTTATGACATTTATGagcaaagatattttaaaatcttcaaaTATCTACCATGCATcacattcaaattaaaatttcatgtgTATATACTCCCAACAGACCTTTTGTCATGCAGaagtttatttctttctgcCCTATTCTATTCAATGTGTCAGAGCACAGTAAAATTGGCAGTAATTATATGCAAAGCTTGTGTTGTTCTTTGGCAGCTCCTGGTCTACAAAGTTACAAACCCAAATTAGAAGTAcgattagaatcacagaaaatgtaATTAGCACTGGAAAAATTTGGCACCATTCAGatgcaaaaaacccacaagtagCAGCTTACGAAGTTGACAGTGCACTTAATTTAGATCCAAGATCAGTAATTCAACATCAAATACCTCTATAAGATCCCAGTGAGCCGGCAGCACTGCAACCCTGCAAAATCAAGCTGGCACTACTGCTTACCTGCCTGGATGATGAGCTTTGCACATTCATTACATGGAAATAAGGCAACATACATGCTGCAGCCATTCACGTCAGCTGAGTTTTTGTTCATGATGGCATTCAATTCGGCGTGGCACACtgattaaacaaaaaaagaaacaattcgTAATACTGATCTTCAAAATAAATCAGTCAAACTAAAATTCAAGTGTTACAATATAACTGCTTGTATCTTTTCAAAGGCAAATAGCTTGCACAGCTTGTCATAAAgggcagaggaagaaataaaagcagaaataccaAGATCGATGAAGGTCAATTGTTCTGACCAGGCTGCCGATTAGTAATGATATCATTAAGTGCATTAGCATTGCCATTTGCTAACACCTATTGCAGGCAACAAAGCCGCAGGCTGTGGGCCAAGTAGTTGCAACCACCCTAAGTGAAGCAATATCTCACAGCTTCACAACTCCCTGGAGTATCTAATTGCCAGTATAAAACAGCTCATTTATGTGTTTACATGCACAGATAGGAACAGTCTTACGGCTGTAACAGTGCGCTGTGCACTCTTAAAGGCAGGAGAATCATGAAGTAAAACTgagcagctctgtcctctgGGTCTCAGAACGGCTCTGCGCTGCTGCATGACTCTCTCACCCCAGAATACACAAGACACACTCAACCATAAAAATGCCCCAACTTTAATATTAAACTGACTTTACTGCTCATTAAAAGGTGCCAGACTTCCcaagcaggaaaacagagtCCTGTGTTTCTCCATGGATTTGAGATAGGCCAGGTAGCAACAGACCATCCTGCCTTATTCCACCATAACACAACAGCCTTTTCTGGACAGACAGCACCTTAGGGCTTGTGTTTTAAGGCACACATCAACAGATTAGCTGATGTGTTACCAACACAGGTGAGAAGAGCACAGTTTCTGGGCCATCCACAACGacctctgaaaaaaacattaagaTCTCTCTGAGAACTTCCTGTTTACTCCTAGGAATAACAGCGAGTTGCATAATTTATATACCTACCTACTAAGAAACTGCCTGCTGCCCTGACTTTATAAACAGATGCTGAAGGGAGGTGTGGGTTTGAGCTCATTTAGAGGCAACATTAGAGTTTTTCCATTCCTTGTTTTgaagaacagatttttaaaaaagtagtttccctctcccttgagtccatgaaaaaattaaaacagtttcATAGCACAGCTTCACAGTAAACTTGGTATCATATGCTGACCCCTGCGTGAATGATTTCACCACACAAACAACTGAGTGCAGTACCTTCAACATGCAGGAATCCTTGCtgaatggaaatgttttctgtatgAGCCAAATGTCTACCTGGAACTGTCTATGTAACAGCTAATGCACTACATATTTACAGCCTAATTTACAGCATGCTAACCTTCCCATACAGGCGAGTCTCAAAGGACCAAACACTTGCTAAAGACGGCTCAGTATTGGCTTCTACCATGCCCATGTTATGCTGTCCACATACCTTCTTGTAACTAGTAAAGCCAGACACTAACAcaaaaaaataggaaatttaaataaaaacaaccaacaCCCAAAAGCCAACCCAAGCACCACCACATTACGGTTTCTTTTACTATGATTATTGTTTCTATTGCAACTGTTATCGAGTCAcgtttttttttaaatatatgccATTAAGTGTAACATAAACAGTTACATGAACATATACATTTagaaaatccagaaaatatGTTGAACTCCAAGTATATTACTAAGTTACAACAATCTTATGTAGCTTTCACAATAAATAGAGAACTAATTTTCTGAGGTTACACAGGATTAAGTGAAAACGAGTGTCATTATTTCAACAACTGGAACTAGGTTATGTCAACAGAACAGAAACTTACGTTCTGGGCAGCAGTCTAAAACATCGAAGGCCCCCAGAAAGAAGGACGTTTTCAAAGTCTCACggaactaaaaaaacccaaaactatttccttcagtaaatatttttctttcattaaaactCAGAAATTTTCAGCcataaaaccaaacaagttTTATTAGTAGTACTGCAACAAGTTTCCTTCCTGAACTGATGAGAGAGAAAGATTCTTTTGGCAGACTTCTACAAGCTTTCAACAACAAACCTCTTCCCAAGCAAAAATGATCAGGCCAAAAATAACTGATAGAAGATAATCAGCTGgagcaagggaaaaggagaaatttttttcctgatcatTTTAACACTATCTAAAGCTAAGTATGATTACAAGCCTCCAGTGTGGACAGAAGACACAGAGAAAGCAGTAAGAAACAGACTAATCATTCCAAGACAAAAACTACCCAGGGCTCCAACAGATCCAGCAGGCTTCCATTTCAAATAGAAAAAGTAGGATTTTTATGCACACAGTAGCCTAACCAAGTATTTCTTAATGAACTTCCTGCAGAAGGTTGTACAGGACTAGAACTTCCAGAAGTCATCTTTTCCCATCCAGTAtcacttttttttattctactgggcaaataaatacaaaatcatTTTGGCTCAGTTGCTGTGATTTTTAAGAATATTCTGGAGAACTGTCATTACACATATCTTTGTTTTATGTATTTCCCTGGGTATCTGCTACTGGCCCCTGTAAGGGAAATTATGCTAGATGGTCCTTAGGAAGGTATTGGCATCAGACAAATACTTTTAGGCTTTGACACATGACTCTCAATTCCCTCTTACTCCTATTCACCTCTCTCTGACAGGCATCAGTAAGGTAAGGTAGTTTATAATCCCCATATTTTTCTTATAACCCTGTCAAGCTTTATTaggagacagaaaacaaatccaGGAGACCAAAATCTCTCTTGTTAATGACTAAGTAGTTCACACTTGGGATGTTATGCAGTTTTCTAGTCTGTTAAGAGCTCCTGCTAATAGTTACAAATTGTTCTGAGATAGTAAGAACTAACTTAAAGTAACATTTCACAGGTGGCACAGTATTCAACACTCTCAAAACTGTATATTTAAGCTGACTTAAATAGGTAGTTTCTAGTAAAACTAAGAATTTTTATAATACCCTATGAGGGGCTCCaaagttttgggggttttctaaATAATACTCATGTATAGCCAACACAGTAAGTCTGCAACACTGGTTTCCATTCTAGAAAAATGGCTTGAAAAGTATTCTCAAAAGGCTTCATTAGCTGAAGAAATAACCATGCAATGAGAAGTTAAGTGTGTGTTCTGACATTCCCACCACCTGCTACTATTTCGTGacaggggtaaaaaaaaaaagaaaaaaaaaaaagaaaaaagcagatgaATGTCTGCTTCATTACTGGTAGTATTAATTGCCAGTGTTTCCATCTTCTCATTGCATACTGGTTTGTGTTGCATGTATGAGGTAGTACTCATCCTTAAACCCTCCTGTAAATAAGAGACCCTTACTTGCTCTTTAAATGGTAAATGTTCAGGAATTGAACACTTAAGATGAACGTGTTCTCAGTGGGTTGCAGAGTCAGAAGTACAGTTCCAACGTACTAAAAGGGTTCTGACTAGAAATTTTTTAACAACCACAGGACTAGTCAAAGTATTTCTCAATACTGTTTAGAGGCTTACATGCTTGATGAAGGGCATGGTAGGGACCACCATAACTTTAAAGAAGCAGTCAGAAGGGCTAGGGGGAATGGCTTTTTATAAATTACCAACTGAGCCAGACTAggaattttgagaaaaaaataaatatggtgTTACATTTGAAAAGAATACATTTCAATGTATATAAATTGTCACACAAAGTTTTGACTTATGTATTAACATAAGTCTTTACACTGACATAGTAACCAACTTGATAAAGATTATGGCTTCTCAGTACAGATGCATGGTAATAGCACAGCATTCTTCAACATAAACCTGGCACAGAAATGGATACTGGAGTTCTGTAATTTGGCCTACTTCTTTTTGGCCTCTTGGTAAAATCTTCACCTTTTCTTGTTCAGCCTTTGTCCACCCCACCTTTATCCAAGCTCCACCTACCAGTTATCCTTTACTTGCTGGGTATCTGGCATTGAACACAGCAAGAAGTACAGAAGGTAGCAAAATACTAATTAAAAGAATGGAGTCCGGAGTGACAACCACTGGCAACAGCGGTTGATGGATCTAGAATTTGTAGAATGACTTTTTCAACCTTTCTGAAATTGCAGGGATGGTTGCTGGTCACTGCATTAGGGGCAGGCAGGACACTGGTGCTGGGCTGACActgccctcagcccttcctgctcgtctctttcctgctctgtgtgctggagaAGAGCAGTTGTTCTGGTCAGGGCACAGAGGCAAGGAGGGATAACAGCACCAGATTTTCTTGGAGTCCTGGCCTCTTCAGGCTGCAGTAACAAAGACGGAACAGCCTCAGCCTCACTGCTTTCTTCCATGAATAAGGAGAACTGGGAAGTAAAGATGAGAACCACTCAGCCCATTTGTGAATATCACAAAACCAGCCAGGCTCAGACAGATAAGCCCCTCTCATTAAGCCTAATTTACCCTATTTGCCAGTCCCTCCCATTCTGCTCCAAGTTGGTTCTACTCTCAGCAGAACAGAGGCATTTCTCAGTGGGCAAGCAGAACAAGAGAAATTATTCTTGGTGTTTCCAAATCTCCAAACTTTCTACAGATTTGATGTATGACATCAGAATTGGACAAAAATCCATGCAGGACGAGAGTAAGTGGAGTACTCCATGAGTAAGTGGAGACTGTCTCCTATAGATCCCCTTTCCAGCTGAAGTCTCAGCTTTGCACTGCCAAATGGATAGAGAGCATCACACCTCTTCATAGGGCCTTATCAAATTTTGTGCTGTCAAAATAACAGCTTCTATAAAACCAACATTTGTCTGAATAACAATGAGTGTTCATTTATCTGAAAAATTGACAAAAAGCTCATAATCCTAACATGAGGAAGTGCTGGTAACAGTTTGTTTCACTTTTCACAGCAGGTACTGTTCAATTGGAGCATCCTTTTTGCCACAGCACATACTTTACTATATCTGAACttgtataaatatttgtaaGTATATTTACTCAGTATCTTCTATATTGCTCAGAGGTTTCTAAATTTGTCAGtcattttaattgaaaacttAATTAGAGACTGGTTGTCAAATGGATGTTCTTAGATTACAGTGGAGACAGAGGGCATAACAGAAGCACAGCAACAAACATTACTGGGAATATTTGTGtaaaaaaaatgttgtattttaaaatgattGTTGAGAGAAAACTGAGCATCATCAAATCCTTGGATTCATCCAACAGAAACAGAGGGCACATTTTTGACTATAAAAGCCAGAATTTTGCCTAATTATTAAGAAGCTTCTGCTCACAGTACTGAATATGCTTCAGGAGGAGCTTTTAGTAACACATTAGTCAAGAAGGTATTCAAAGTTGGCCTTCCCTTTCTCTCATGTGCACAGACACATCCCCACTGCTGTCACTGACTGGCAGCCTGGAAACAGCCAGTTCCAACATAACAAGGAAATCCTGAATTTGTGCAGTGAAAAATGGCATTCTGCAAAACACCCTGTGCTTTCTGATATAGCAAGGCTATACTACTGAACTGCTCAAATATAC includes:
- the DCTD gene encoding deoxycytidylate deaminase → MSGPGPGRHQNGFSSEASCKKREDYLEWPEYFMAVAFLSAQRSKDPSSQVGACIVNSENKIVGIGYNGMPNGCSDDVLPWTRTAENRLDTKYPYVCHAELNAIMNKNSADVNGCSMYVALFPCNECAKLIIQAGIKEVIFMSDKYHDTTEMTAARRMFDLAGVIYREFKPKCNKIIIDFDSINSRPSQKLL